Proteins found in one Phoenicibacter congonensis genomic segment:
- the rpoD gene encoding RNA polymerase sigma factor RpoD yields MGDAPDEDALFNDDYDDVDSEDLLEGIPDEELKSTESNVKKLKTVTPRSKSGARRRNVDVSRTLLTGDPIRMYLKEIGKVDLLTKEEEVDLAMKIEAGLKATEELEAAEEQGIELSRRDKRRLTRIENVGLDARSALMEANLRLVVANAKRYIGRGLSLLDLIQEGNLGLIRAVEKFEYKRGYKFSTYATWWIRQAITRAIADQARTIRIPVHMVETINKLVRTQRKLQQELGRDPSPEEIAVLMDITPERVQEIQKIAQDPVSLETPIGEEEDSQLGDFIEDEKAIDPAEAARFAMLQQQIREVLGTLGERERKVILLRFGLEDGHPHTLEEVGREFKVTRERIRQIESKTLAKLRHPSRCGVLRNYLQK; encoded by the coding sequence ATGGGCGATGCGCCAGATGAAGATGCTTTATTTAATGATGACTACGATGATGTAGATAGCGAGGATTTGCTAGAAGGAATTCCTGACGAAGAGCTGAAGAGCACAGAGTCTAATGTTAAAAAGCTAAAGACAGTCACTCCACGCTCTAAAAGCGGAGCTCGCAGAAGAAACGTTGACGTCTCAAGGACTTTGTTAACTGGCGATCCAATTCGCATGTATTTGAAAGAAATTGGCAAAGTTGACCTACTTACCAAAGAAGAAGAGGTTGACCTTGCAATGAAAATTGAGGCAGGGTTAAAGGCAACGGAAGAACTCGAAGCCGCTGAAGAACAGGGAATTGAACTTTCGCGTCGTGACAAGCGCCGTTTAACAAGAATCGAGAATGTTGGACTTGATGCGCGTTCTGCGTTGATGGAAGCAAACCTGCGCCTTGTGGTTGCTAACGCAAAGCGCTACATTGGTCGTGGGCTTTCGCTTCTCGACCTCATTCAAGAGGGAAACCTTGGACTCATTCGCGCTGTCGAAAAGTTTGAATACAAGCGTGGATACAAGTTTTCCACATATGCAACATGGTGGATTCGTCAGGCAATAACGCGTGCAATTGCAGATCAGGCAAGAACTATTCGTATTCCTGTACACATGGTTGAGACTATTAACAAGCTCGTTCGCACGCAAAGAAAACTTCAACAGGAACTTGGCCGCGACCCAAGCCCTGAAGAAATTGCAGTTCTCATGGACATCACGCCAGAACGTGTGCAAGAGATTCAAAAGATTGCGCAAGACCCAGTTTCTTTGGAGACGCCAATTGGTGAAGAGGAAGACTCTCAGCTCGGTGACTTTATTGAAGACGAAAAAGCTATTGACCCTGCTGAGGCTGCAAGGTTTGCAATGCTACAACAGCAGATTAGAGAAGTTCTTGGGACTTTGGGAGAGCGTGAGAGGAAAGTCATTCTTCTGCGTTTTGGGCTTGAAGATGGTCATCCGCACACACTCGAGGAAGTTGGCCGGGAGTTCAAAGTAACTCGCGAGCGCATTCGTCAAATTGAAAGCAAAACGCTAGCCAAACTTCGTCATCCATCGCGTTGTGGAGTGCTTCGCAATTATTTACAAAAATAA